In Acidimicrobiales bacterium, the DNA window ATGCGGCGGGCCAGCACGGCGGTGTTGCCGGCGGCGAGGATCGCCAGGTAGGAGGCCACGGCACCGAAGCGGGGGCCGATGTCGAGGCCGACCCGGGTGCCGGTGAGGCCCTCGGCGGCGAACGCCCTCGTCAGCCCGGCCACGGCCGCCCGCAGCTCCCCCCGGCTCTGGGTTCCCTCGGTGGGCGACACCAGCACCGGAGCGTCGTCGGATCCCTCCGCCAGGAGATACCGCGCCAGGTTGGTCCGGTCGTTCATTGCCCGCTCCCTGTCGCCCGGGCCGCCGTGCCCCTGACGTACTCCGTCAGGTTAAGTCGTCACGCCACGACACGCAGCCGTCCACGTACGTGGGCAGCTCCGTGCGGGCGAACCACGCCGGGTCCCAGTCGTGGGCGGCGACGGCGGCGCCGTCGCACCAGACGTAGGTCCAGACCTGCCGATCGTCGCCCAGGACCAGTTCACGGCGGTCGTAGGCGTCGCCCTCGAAGGCGTCGAGCACGGCCCACTCCCCCGCCGACAGCCCCGTCAGCACCTGGCCCGCCGCCCCTCGGCCGGAGCCATCGGTCGCCGGCACCAGCCCCGGGTACACCCGCCCGGGCAGCGCCGCCGCCCGCCAGCCCGGGAGCGACGCCGGGGTCATGATCGGCACCCGGCCCAGCACGGCCTGCAGCACGTCGGGGAACAGCAGCGTCCCGTACACGAACAGCACGGCCGCATTCTCCCGTTCCTCGGTCAGGGCGCGGGTGCGGCGGCGCGGAGCCAGTCCCGCACCTGGGGCAGCAGCCAGCGGGCGGCGCGCCGGCCGCCGGAGGGGGCGAGGTGGACCGAGTCGGCGAACACGGTCCCGTCGTCGGGGAGCGACTCGACGTAGGCGTTCAGGTCGAGCACCCGGGCGCCGGGCACGGTCGCCGCGGCCCGGACGTTGGTGGCGTTGCGGCAGTCGACGGCCTCCCGGGTGCCCGGCAGCAACGTGGCCGTGTAGGGGCTGGTGGCGTACGCCAGCGCGGCGCCCCCGGCGGTGAGCAGCTCGGCCTCGTCGCGGAGGGCCTGCTCGAGGTAGGCGTCGTAGCGGGGGTCGCACTCGGGCACCCACCGGCCGTCCACCAGGTGGTCGTGGGTGAAGCCGGCGTTGGCCAGGTAGTAGACGACCACGTCGGGGTCGTACCGCTCGACGAGCTGGCGCCACATGCGGCGGCGCACCCCGTGGCACGGCTCGTCCTCGATGACGGTCTCGTCGGGCGCCACGGTTGGGCCGTCGGCGTTGACGATCGAGCACCCGTACTGCGACGCCCAGGCGACGTCGATCGGCGGTGCGCCACCGTCGCGCTCGGCCACGTCGACCAGCTCCGGGCCCCAGGCGCCGGGGCCGCTGTCGCCCACGAGCAGCAGCCGCGCGGCGTCGTCCGGGATGTCGCGCGGCGCCGGCAGGTAGAGGATCGGGCTGTCGATCGCCTGCTGCCGCGCCTGGTCCTCGAGGTCGTCCGCCAGCTCGGCGGCGTCGTCGAGCGTGGCCGACCGGGTGGGGCCGTCGGTGGCGATCAGCACCGCTCCCAGGGTCACGGCCACGGCCACGCCGGACGCCACCCAGGCCCGGCGGCCGGGCAGGGCGCCACGGCGGATCGGACGCTCCAGCCCGACGTACGACGCCGCGGCGACGGCCAGCGTGGTGGCGAGCCGCAGGGCGTCGGCCTCCCAGCGGTCGAGGCGCAGGCGGTCGGTCGAGATGTACACGAAGATCGGCCAGTGCCACAGGTAGATGCCGTAGCTGATCAGCCCGAGCCAGCGCAGCGGCGGGAGTGACAGCGCTCGGGCGACCAGGCCGGGCGGCCCGCCGGTGGCGGCCCAGATCACCGCGCACGACGCCAGCGCGAACACGGCGAGGCCGCCCCGGTAGTAGAGGCCCTCCGTGCCGTCGAGCGAGAGCACCAGCATCGTCATCACGAACAGCGCCGCCAGGGCGAGGATGTCCCGTTCGGGGGCCCGGCGCTGCGTGCGGCGGGTGCGGTTCAGCGTGAAGGTGGCGAGGGCCGCGCCCAGCAGCGTCGGGCCGAGGCGGGTCGGCGTCGAGAAGTAGGCCCAGTTGGTGTCGCTCTCGTTGTAGGTGAGGGCCATCCAGGCGAGGGACACGGCGGCGCCGCCGAGCGCCACGTTGCGGACCCGGTCGATCCTTCGGTGACGACGCAGCAGCAGCGCGGCGACCAGCGGCCACACCACGTAGAACTGCTCCTCGATCGCCAGGCTCCACATGTGCTCCAGCGGCGACTTCTGGCTGAAGAGGTCCCAGTAGGAGGTGGTGGCCGTGATGCGCTGCCAGTTGGTGACGTAGCCGAGGGTGGCGAGGGCGTCGTCGCGGAACAGGCTGCGCTCCGCGTCGGGCGTGTAGAGGAGCAGCAGCACCGACACCCCGACCAGCAGCAGCCACAGGGCCGGGAGCAGCCGGCGGGCGCGCCGGGCCCAGAAGGCGCCGAGGGCGATCCTGTCGTGCAGCAGCAGCGAGGTGATCAGGAAGCCGGAGAGGACGAAGAAGAGGTCGACGCCCAGGAACCCGCCCGGCAGGCGGTTCATGTGGAACACGACCACCGCCATGACGGCGACGCCCCGCAGCCCGTCGAGCGCCGGTTCGTGCACCAGCGGGGACCGGGTCGCGGGCGCACCGCCATCGCCATCCTCCGGAGCCCCCCGCTCCGCGACGCCTACCCCGGCAACCCCCGCCATTCCCCTACTCTGCCATTAAATGTCCCTTAGTAACTTTTCTCGCTCGTCCGGCGCCGGTGAACCGGACGGGGTGGCCCGTGCTGACGTCCAGGGGCCGTGCCCACCCCGGGCCGCTATTGCTGGTAGTGCTCCACCACGTCGCCCGGGCGGGCCTGCGCCTCGTCGGGGTCGACGCCGGCGTTGCGGCGGGCGCGGCGCTGGCGCAGCAGGTCCCAGCACTGGTCGAGGGCGACCTCGAGCTCCTGCAGGCGCTTGTCGGCCTCGGGCGTCTCGGGGTCCTGCGCCAGCGTCCGCTCGAGGGCGTGCTCCTCCTCGACCAGGGCGCCGATGCGTTCGATCAGGGTCTCGTCGTTCATGGCTCGTCCTCGGGTCTGCGTCTGCGGGCCACCCGCCCTCGTGTCCCTCGCATCCTGCCACCGGATCGGCCGGCTTCCGCGGCATCATTCTGCGGGTGACGCCCCGCCCCGAGCTGCACGACCTGGCCGCCGAGTACTGGGAGGGCGTGCTCACCACCTTCCCCACGTTCGCCACGCTGCTGGGCGACCACCGCTTCGACGACCGCATCGAGGACGTCTCCGTCGAGGCCGAGGACCGGCTCCGGGCCACCTGGCAGGAGTTGCTCACCCGGGTCGAGGCGCTCGACGTCGCAGGGCTCGACGCCGACGGGCGGGTCACCCACGGCCTCCTCCGCACCGAGCTGGAGCTGGGCGTCGAGCAGCTGGGGTTGCGGCGCTTGGAGCTGGCGTCCGACCAGATGGAGGGCGTCCACGCCGGCCTGCTCACCCGCGCTCCCCAGGTCACGGCCCCGACGCCC includes these proteins:
- a CDS encoding gamma-glutamylcyclotransferase family protein, whose protein sequence is MLFVYGTLLFPDVLQAVLGRVPIMTPASLPGWRAAALPGRVYPGLVPATDGSGRGAAGQVLTGLSAGEWAVLDAFEGDAYDRRELVLGDDRQVWTYVWCDGAAVAAHDWDPAWFARTELPTYVDGCVSWRDDLT
- a CDS encoding acyltransferase — encoded protein: MHEPALDGLRGVAVMAVVVFHMNRLPGGFLGVDLFFVLSGFLITSLLLHDRIALGAFWARRARRLLPALWLLLVGVSVLLLLYTPDAERSLFRDDALATLGYVTNWQRITATTSYWDLFSQKSPLEHMWSLAIEEQFYVVWPLVAALLLRRHRRIDRVRNVALGGAAVSLAWMALTYNESDTNWAYFSTPTRLGPTLLGAALATFTLNRTRRTQRRAPERDILALAALFVMTMLVLSLDGTEGLYYRGGLAVFALASCAVIWAATGGPPGLVARALSLPPLRWLGLISYGIYLWHWPIFVYISTDRLRLDRWEADALRLATTLAVAAASYVGLERPIRRGALPGRRAWVASGVAVAVTLGAVLIATDGPTRSATLDDAAELADDLEDQARQQAIDSPILYLPAPRDIPDDAARLLLVGDSGPGAWGPELVDVAERDGGAPPIDVAWASQYGCSIVNADGPTVAPDETVIEDEPCHGVRRRMWRQLVERYDPDVVVYYLANAGFTHDHLVDGRWVPECDPRYDAYLEQALRDEAELLTAGGAALAYATSPYTATLLPGTREAVDCRNATNVRAAATVPGARVLDLNAYVESLPDDGTVFADSVHLAPSGGRRAARWLLPQVRDWLRAAAPAP
- a CDS encoding DUF2630 family protein — protein: MNDETLIERIGALVEEEHALERTLAQDPETPEADKRLQELEVALDQCWDLLRQRRARRNAGVDPDEAQARPGDVVEHYQQ